A region from the Rosa rugosa chromosome 6, drRosRugo1.1, whole genome shotgun sequence genome encodes:
- the LOC133716604 gene encoding disease resistance protein RPS6-like, with protein sequence MGLESCTSLEMLEIGSCSKITSIPIGHGLPLLRGLDIVDCLQLSSLPSWLEYCTSLQNLSIRNCDKLTSISLHSLPSLGKLSIKYCESLESVSTVQGFTSLRQFIIEGCERLTCLLIGQEAFPKLKSLNISMCGSLRYLSDGLQSHVSLEKLMISYCRNLQTIPSLSNLTSLQMLNISNCSGLTSLPGGVALEIASSPTSLTCLKELEIGGFKKDLESFLAFEVTSQQLDVLRLWGWPKLKSLPEQIQHLTLLRKLTIQSFEQVEAFPEWFGNLASLVVLRIQNCSSLIFVEGKPQNVLVSAEVLNGTPTASFEL encoded by the exons ATGGGGTTAGAAAGTTGCACCTCTCTTGAAATGTTGGAAATAGGGAGCTGCTCTAAAATAACTTCCATTCCAATAGGTCATGGCCTTCCACTCCTTCGCGGATTAGATATTGTAGATTGTCTTCAACTATCAAGCCTACCGAGTTGGCTAGAGTACTGCACCTCTCTTCAGAATTTGAGCATAAGAAATTGTGATAAGCTAACCTCAATTTCACTTCACAGTCTCCCATCCCTCGGCAAGTTGTCTATAAAGTATTGTGAGAGTCTAGAGTCAGTTTCCACTGTACAGGGCTTCACATCACTCCGTCAATTCATAATTGAAGGTTGTGAGAGATTGACTTGTTTGCTAATCGGGCAAGAAGCTTTTCCGAAGCTGAAATCACTCAACATCTCTATGTGTGGAAGCTTGAGGTATTTATCGGATGGGTTACAAAGCCATGTCTCTCTTGAAAAGTTGATGATAAGCTATTGCCGTAATCTGCAGACTATTCCAAGTTTAAGTAATCTCACCTCCCTTCAAATGTTGAATATTTCCAATTGTTCTGGATTAACAAGTCTACCCGGTGGGGTAGCATTAGAAATAGCATCCTCACCTACCAGCCTCACCTGTCTGAAGGAATTGGAAATTGGTGGATTCAAAAAGGATCTTGAGTCATTCCTTGCTTTTGAAGTTACATCACAACAGCTTGATGTGCTAAGGTTGTGGGGGTGGCCTAAGCTCAAGTCTCTGCCTGAACAAATTCAACACCTGACTCTTTTGAGAAAATTGACTATACAGTCCTTCGAACAAGTGGAGGCTTTTCCAGAATGGTTTGGAAACCTTGCATCTCTCGTGGTCCTACGTATTCAGAATTGCTCTAGTCTGAT CTTTGTAGAAGGAAAACCGCAAAATGTATTGGTTTCTGCGGAAGTGTTGAATGGCACTCCAACAG CTTCATTTGAATTGTGA